Proteins from one Escherichia coli genomic window:
- the tas gene encoding NADP(H)-dependent aldo-keto reductase, translating into MQYHRIPHSSLEVSTLGLGTMTFGEQNSEADAHAQLDYAVAQGINLIDVAEMYPVPPRPETQGLTETYVGNWLAKHGSREKLIIASKVSGPSRNNDKGIRPDQALDRKNIREALHDSLKRLQTDYLDLYQVHWPQRPTNCFGKLGYSWTDSAPAVSLLDTLDALAEYQRAGKIRYIGVSNETAFGVMRYLHLADKHDLPRIVTIQNPYSLLNRSFEVGLAEVSQYEGVELLAYSCLGFGTLTGKYLNGAKPAGARNTLFSRFTRYSGEQTQKAVAAYVDIARRHGLDPAQMALAFVRRQPFVASTLLGATTMEQLKTNVESLHLELSEDVLAEIEAVHQVYTYPAP; encoded by the coding sequence ATGCAATATCACCGTATACCCCACAGTTCGCTGGAAGTCAGCACGCTGGGGCTTGGCACGATGACGTTTGGTGAACAGAACAGCGAAGCCGACGCCCACGCACAACTCGACTATGCCGTCGCTCAGGGCATTAACCTTATCGACGTTGCCGAAATGTACCCAGTGCCGCCGCGCCCCGAAACGCAAGGGTTAACCGAAACCTACGTCGGTAACTGGCTGGCAAAACATGGCAGCCGCGAAAAGTTAATTATCGCTTCCAAAGTGAGCGGACCGTCGCGCAATAATGACAAGGGCATCCGCCCGGATCAGGCGCTGGATCGGAAGAATATCCGCGAAGCTCTGCATGACAGCCTCAAGCGCCTGCAGACTGATTACCTCGATCTTTATCAGGTGCACTGGCCGCAGCGCCCAACCAACTGCTTCGGCAAACTCGGTTATAGCTGGACAGATTCTGCCCCTGCGGTTTCGCTGCTGGATACGCTGGACGCACTGGCAGAGTACCAACGCGCGGGAAAAATTCGTTATATCGGCGTGTCGAACGAAACTGCATTTGGCGTAATGCGCTACCTGCATCTGGCGGACAAACACGATCTGCCGCGTATTGTCACCATTCAGAACCCCTACAGTCTGTTAAACCGCAGTTTTGAAGTGGGTCTGGCAGAAGTCAGCCAGTATGAAGGGGTCGAGCTGCTGGCCTATTCGTGTCTGGGTTTCGGCACGCTGACCGGGAAATACCTCAACGGTGCAAAACCTGCTGGCGCACGTAATACGCTCTTTAGCCGCTTCACTCGCTATAGCGGTGAGCAAACGCAAAAAGCCGTCGCGGCGTATGTCGATATCGCCAGACGTCATGGCCTGGATCCTGCTCAGATGGCGCTCGCTTTTGTACGCCGTCAACCGTTTGTTGCCAGCACTCTGCTGGGCGCAACCACGATGGAGCAGCTGAAAACTAACGTCGAAAGTTTGCATCTGGAGTTAAGCGAAGACGTATTAGCTGAAATTGAAGCGGTGCATCAGGTTTATACTTATCCGGCACCGTGA
- the ygdR gene encoding lipoprotein YgdR, with protein sequence MKKWAVIISAVGLAFAVSGCSSDYVMATKDGRMILTDGKPEIDDDTGLVSYHDQQGNAMQINRDDVSQIIER encoded by the coding sequence ATGAAAAAATGGGCAGTAATAATTTCTGCAGTCGGACTGGCGTTTGCTGTTTCCGGGTGTTCCAGTGATTACGTCATGGCGACCAAAGATGGCCGTATGATTTTGACCGATGGAAAACCTGAAATTGATGATGATACCGGGCTGGTGAGTTATCACGATCAGCAAGGTAACGCGATGCAAATTAACCGTGATGATGTTTCGCAAATTATTGAACGTTAA